In Choloepus didactylus isolate mChoDid1 chromosome 25 unlocalized genomic scaffold, mChoDid1.pri SUPER_25_unloc2, whole genome shotgun sequence, one genomic interval encodes:
- the LOC119525628 gene encoding inhibitor of growth protein 2-like: VTCPETLKEIDDVYEKYKKEDDSTQKKRLQQHLQRALINSQELGDEKIQIVTQMLELMENRARQMELHSQCFQDSAESERASDKAKMDSCQPERSSRRPRRQRTSESRDLCHMTNGIEDCDDQPPKEKKSKSAKKKKRSKAKQEREASPVEFAIDPNEPTYCLCNQVSYGEMIGCDNEQCPIEWFHFSCVSLTYKPKGKWYCPKCRGDNEKTMDKSTEKTKKDRSR; the protein is encoded by the coding sequence gtaacttgtccagaaacattaaaggaaattgATGATGTCtatgaaaaatataagaaagaagaTGATTCAACCCAGAAAAAACGCCTACAGCAGCATCTTCAGAGAGCATTAATCAACAGTCAAGAATTGGGAGATGAAAAAATTCAGATTGTCACACAAATGCTCGAATTGATGGAAAATCGGGCAAGGCAAATGGAGTTACATTCACAGTGCTTCCAAGATTCTGCAGAAAGTGAAAGAGCCTCAGATAAAGCAAAGATGGATTCCTGCCAACCAGAAAGATCTTCGAGAAGACCCCGCAGACAGCGAACCAGTGAAAGCCGTGATTTATGTCACATGACAAATGGGATTGAAGACTGTGATGATCAGCCAcctaaagaaaagaaatccaaatcagccaagaaaaagaaacGCTCCAAGGCCAAGCAGGAAAGGGAAGCTTCACCTGTTGAGTTTGCAATAGATCCCAATGAACCTACATACTGTTTATGTAACCAAGTGTCTTATGGGGAAATGATAGGATGTGACAATGAACAGTGTCCAATTGAATGGTTtcacttttcatgtgtttcacTTACCTATAAACCAAAGGGGAAATGGTATTGCCCAAAGTGCAGGGGAGATAATGAGAAAACAATGGACAAAAGTactgaaaagacaaaaaaggatagATCAAGGTAG